The genomic DNA TTCCGTGATCGCCCATGTCAATCGCCGTCGTTGCCCGCGCCTCATGGCCAGGGCCAGATTCTCTTCCACGGTCATGGAAGCGGCCGTACCCATCATCGGGTCCTGAAAGATCCGGCAGATGGAAGAGGCCCGCTTGAAATCGGGTTGTCGGGTAATATCTTCACCATCTATGGCGATGGTGCCATCTTCCACGGGATAGATGCCCGCTATGCAGTTCAGGAGCGTGGTTTTGCCGGCACCGTTGCCACCGACCACGGTTACGAACTCGCCAGTTTTCAGGTGCAGGGAAACCCTGTTCAGGGCCACTTTTTCATTGATACTTCCGGGATAAAATATTTTGGTTACATTGTTGATTTTTAACATCTACCGTTCACCTTGTTCAGTAATGCAAGCAATGTAATAGTATACACAAATATCTCAATTTATCAATCCTGTTTTCAAGATGCTGATTTACCGTTCATGGTTTTTAATTTTTTTCTGATTCCCGGCGCAATCAGGGCCAGGGTTACGATCAAGGCCGTGAAAAGCCGCAGGTCGGTATGTTCGAGAAAACCGAAACGCAGTACCAGCGCAATCGTCAGGCGGTAGATCAGCGAGCCGACAACCACTGCAATGAGGCGTCCCAGGATTGATTTTACTCCCATGATAACCTCACCCACGATTACCGAAGCCAGGCCGATGATGATCATGCCGATACCCATACTGACGTCTGCAAAACCCTGATACTGGGCGACGAGTGCTCCGGAGAGGCCCACCAGGGCATTGGAGAGGGAGAGCCCCAATATCTTGAGACGGTCCGTGTTCACACCCAGGCTGCGCATCATCGTTTCGTTATCGCCGGTGCCGCGCAAGGCCTGTCCCAGCTCCGTGCTGAGAAAAAGATAAAGGAAGACAACCGAAACCACAATTACCAGCAGGGCGACGATTGTCTGGCCGGTGCGTAGAGTCAGCCCCAGGTCTACCAGGGGATCAAAAACACTTCCATGACGAAGCAGAGGTATATTTGGACGCCCCATGATTCGCAGATTGATCGAATAAAGTGCGATCATGGTCAGAATTCCCGACAGCAGTGGTGTGATCTGGAAACGGGTATGCAGGATACCTGTTACGGCTCCGGCCAGGGCACCGGCAAAGGGGGCAGCCAGCGTGGCCACGAAGGGGTTGACCCCCGCAAAGATAAGGGTGGCTGCAATTGCTCCCCCCAGGGGGAGGCTTCCATCCACGGTAAGGTCGGCATAGTCGAGAATGCGGAAAGTGAGGAATACGCCCAGAACAAGCGGTCCATAGAGCAGACCGAGCAGGATCGCTCCCCAGACGATGGATATATTCACTTTCCGCACCTCCAACTATGTTTACTATTATGTATTCAGTAGGTTGATTACAGGTTTAAGTTACTCTATTATTGTAGCTTTGTCCAGAAGATCCTGGGGCAATGTAACCCCCATCTTCCCGGCGGCGGTGGTATTGACTACATATTCGTATTCGCTTTGCCCTTCCACCGGAAGGTCAGCCGGCTCTGCATCGCCACGCAGGACTTTGGCTGCCATCTTGCCGGTCTGATAGCCAAGCTTCAGATAATCAATGCCCACCGTGGCCAGAGCCCCTTCTTTCACGGTATTTCCTTCACCGGCGATGATGGGGATATTGTTTTCCTCGGCTGTCTTGATTACAGAAGCGATGGCCGCGACGACCGTGTTATCCGTGGGGATATAGAAAGCATCGACCTTGTCAGCCAGAGATTCGGCAGCGGTAGCAACTTCACCGGTGCCGGTGATGGCTGCTTTTTCTACCTCAAGATCCAGATCCGGTGCGATTTCCTCCAGAAGTTCAACTTGAACAATGGAATTGTCCTCGGCAGAATTGAAGATGACACCGACTGTTTTTGCTTCGGGGACGATCTCCTTGATCAGGCTGAGCTGGTCTGCAATGGGGTTCATATCATGGGTTCCCGTGGCGTTGCCCCCGGGGTTTTCCAGGCTTTCCACCAGCCCGGCATCAACCGGATCGGTAACCGCTGTGAACAGAATCGGGATTTCTTCAGTAGCGTTCTTTACCGCCTGTGCTGACGGGGTGGCTATGGCCAGAATAAGATCAACCTCATCGGTAACAAATCCCTCGGCAATGGTCGTGGCCGTGGTCATATCTCCTTGAGCAGACTTGATTTCAATGGTTAAATTTTCACCTTCTACAAAACCTTCGTCTTTCAATGCCTCGATGAACCCTTCCCGTGCAGCATCCAATGACGCGTGATCGATTATCTGGGTGATGCCAATCTTGTATTCTGTTTCTGTCTTCTGCAGGCTGTCACAGCCGACAACTGAAAATGAG from Bacillota bacterium includes the following:
- a CDS encoding ABC transporter substrate-binding protein, whose translation is MGKTWVWFLVSILLVASFSVVGCDSLQKTETEYKIGITQIIDHASLDAAREGFIEALKDEGFVEGENLTIEIKSAQGDMTTATTIAEGFVTDEVDLILAIATPSAQAVKNATEEIPILFTAVTDPVDAGLVESLENPGGNATGTHDMNPIADQLSLIKEIVPEAKTVGVIFNSAEDNSIVQVELLEEIAPDLDLEVEKAAITGTGEVATAAESLADKVDAFYIPTDNTVVAAIASVIKTAEENNIPIIAGEGNTVKEGALATVGIDYLKLGYQTGKMAAKVLRGDAEPADLPVEGQSEYEYVVNTTAAGKMGVTLPQDLLDKATIIE
- a CDS encoding ABC transporter permease; the encoded protein is MNISIVWGAILLGLLYGPLVLGVFLTFRILDYADLTVDGSLPLGGAIAATLIFAGVNPFVATLAAPFAGALAGAVTGILHTRFQITPLLSGILTMIALYSINLRIMGRPNIPLLRHGSVFDPLVDLGLTLRTGQTIVALLVIVVSVVFLYLFLSTELGQALRGTGDNETMMRSLGVNTDRLKILGLSLSNALVGLSGALVAQYQGFADVSMGIGMIIIGLASVIVGEVIMGVKSILGRLIAVVVGSLIYRLTIALVLRFGFLEHTDLRLFTALIVTLALIAPGIRKKLKTMNGKSAS